In Candidatus Saccharibacteria bacterium, a single window of DNA contains:
- a CDS encoding excinuclease ABC subunit UvrC: MSSLTKQLADLPKSPGVYLYKDQLGQVIYVGKAINLSRRVKSYFQRRDHDLKTIRLVEKIADIEVIETESEIAALFLEAELIKRYKPQYNILLRDDKHYLYIRISKDPYPIISYVRRIENDYADYYGPFPASYQIKKLLTQIRRVIPFITDKQWPRVSKLSYQIGINPSPDIDSDNYRDQIRRIKLILTGKFKSLAQELEIEMEASSQSQDYEKAALIRNQLQFLSSLRRIKGVMLDGIDLSTDSALLELGKIAGLDKPPARIEAYDISNFQGKDQVASMIVFTNGLPNTQEYRKFRIRTKGPNDFAMMQEVITRRQKRSWKQPDLILIDGGKGQLSSALMAMQDFWPGQPVFGLAKREEEMVFDDRALSNDSWKDYGQYIYRDGNYLVVKLPKSNSVSQLIQRIRDEAHRFAITYHRQVRKKRIIRSKLEDYTGIGPKSVAKLIKAFGSEQGVLEASQSSLEQVLGRRGQALHREINH; encoded by the coding sequence GTGAGTAGCTTGACTAAACAACTAGCAGATCTTCCCAAATCCCCGGGTGTTTATCTATATAAAGATCAATTAGGGCAAGTGATCTATGTCGGTAAAGCAATCAACCTGAGTAGAAGAGTAAAATCCTACTTCCAGAGACGTGATCATGATCTCAAGACGATCAGGCTTGTAGAGAAGATTGCAGATATTGAAGTGATTGAGACCGAATCAGAGATAGCTGCCTTATTTCTTGAAGCAGAGCTAATCAAAAGATACAAACCTCAGTATAATATTCTACTCAGGGATGATAAGCATTATCTTTATATCAGAATTAGCAAAGATCCTTATCCTATTATTAGTTATGTCAGAAGAATAGAAAATGATTATGCTGACTACTATGGTCCCTTCCCTGCTAGTTATCAGATAAAAAAGTTGCTGACTCAGATCAGAAGAGTAATCCCTTTTATCACTGACAAGCAGTGGCCTAGAGTTAGTAAGCTCTCTTATCAGATTGGCATCAACCCTAGTCCTGATATTGACTCTGACAATTATCGAGATCAAATCCGCAGGATCAAACTAATTTTGACAGGTAAATTTAAATCTTTGGCTCAAGAATTGGAGATAGAAATGGAGGCCAGCAGTCAATCTCAGGATTATGAAAAAGCAGCCTTGATCCGTAATCAATTACAATTCTTGTCTAGTCTTAGGAGGATTAAAGGCGTAATGCTAGACGGTATTGATTTGTCGACTGATAGTGCCCTGCTGGAGCTAGGTAAGATTGCAGGTTTAGACAAACCTCCTGCAAGAATTGAAGCTTATGATATCTCGAACTTCCAAGGCAAGGATCAAGTGGCGAGTATGATCGTTTTTACTAATGGTTTGCCTAATACCCAGGAGTATCGTAAATTTAGAATTAGGACCAAAGGCCCAAACGACTTTGCAATGATGCAGGAAGTGATTACTCGTAGACAGAAACGAAGCTGGAAACAGCCTGATCTAATCTTGATCGATGGTGGTAAGGGTCAACTTTCGAGTGCCCTTATGGCAATGCAGGATTTTTGGCCTGGACAGCCAGTGTTTGGCCTGGCAAAACGGGAAGAAGAAATGGTATTTGATGATAGAGCTTTGAGTAATGATAGCTGGAAAGATTACGGACAATACATATATAGGGATGGTAATTATTTAGTAGTAAAATTACCAAAATCTAACTCTGTATCTCAATTAATTCAAAGAATCAGAGATGAGGCGCATCGTTTCGCGATTACTTATCATCGTCAAGTTAGAAAGAAACGAATTATCCGAAGTAAACTAGAGGATTACACCGGGATTGGACCTAAGTCCGTTGCAAAATTGATTAAGGCCTTTGGTTCGGAGCAAGGGGTGCTTGAGGCTAGTCAGTCAAGTTTAGAGCAAGTACTTGGCAGAAGGGGTCAAGCGTTGCACAGAGAAATTAATCATTAG
- a CDS encoding F0F1 ATP synthase subunit delta codes for MTDQEFQDLVSYANHLIKTGYSPRRLVAKLKTVLLERSASEQLESVLREVAKGVGARPAVVVEYSFLTDLEKERIKARVAKQNRQVQFIHNPSLISGIKITDQAKIFDSSLEAKIQEMSYNLIRDKE; via the coding sequence ATGACTGACCAAGAATTTCAAGACCTGGTCAGCTATGCAAATCACTTGATTAAGACTGGTTATAGCCCAAGGCGTTTGGTAGCTAAACTAAAAACTGTGCTGTTAGAGAGATCTGCTTCCGAGCAGCTCGAATCTGTATTAAGAGAAGTAGCAAAGGGGGTCGGTGCAAGACCAGCAGTTGTTGTCGAATATAGCTTCCTGACTGATCTCGAGAAGGAAAGGATCAAGGCAAGAGTTGCAAAGCAGAATCGTCAGGTTCAATTTATCCATAATCCTAGTCTTATTAGTGGGATTAAGATTACTGACCAAGCAAAGATTTTTGATTCGAGTTTGGAAGCAAAAATTCAAGAAATGAGCTATAATTTGATAAGAGATAAGGAGTGA
- the atpD gene encoding F0F1 ATP synthase subunit beta: MNKTGKVTQIIGPIVDVSFEEHTPDILNALEIELDNDKKLVLEVAQQLGDGQIRSIAMGETNGLQRGATVNDTGAPITIAVGNQTLGRMFDALGNPIDKKPAIKITKDTPTSSIHKPAPDFKDLSTGVEILETGIKVIDLICPIIKGGKVGLFGGAGVGKTVIITELIRNIASEHGGVSVFAGVGERSREGNDLYYEMQDSNVLDKTALVFGQMNEPPGIRARVGLTGLTMAEYFRDQENQDVLFFVDNIFRFTQAGSEVSTLLGRIPSAVGYQPTLATDMGAMQERITSTNKGSITSLQAVYVPADDLTDPAPATTFNHLDSTVVLSRALTELGIYPAVDPLESNSNILDPNIIGAEHYRVARGVQQVLQKYKDLQDIIAILGIEELSDEDKLTVSRARKIQKFLSQPFFVAEVYTGRPGKYVSLADTVKSFAGILDGKYDSYNEDDFYMLGSISELDKK, translated from the coding sequence ATGAATAAAACCGGCAAAGTCACTCAAATCATTGGCCCAATAGTAGATGTTAGTTTCGAAGAGCATACACCAGATATCCTCAATGCTCTTGAAATTGAGCTTGATAATGATAAAAAACTAGTCCTAGAAGTCGCCCAGCAGCTTGGAGATGGTCAGATAAGAAGTATTGCAATGGGGGAAACCAATGGACTCCAAAGGGGTGCTACTGTCAATGATACTGGAGCACCCATCACAATCGCTGTTGGTAATCAAACTCTTGGCAGAATGTTTGATGCCCTAGGTAATCCAATTGATAAAAAGCCCGCAATCAAGATTACTAAAGATACACCTACCTCTTCAATTCACAAGCCAGCTCCTGATTTCAAAGACCTGTCCACAGGTGTTGAAATTTTAGAAACTGGTATCAAGGTGATAGATTTGATCTGTCCAATTATCAAAGGGGGTAAAGTTGGTCTTTTCGGAGGAGCTGGAGTTGGCAAAACAGTAATTATCACTGAATTAATTCGCAATATTGCCTCCGAGCATGGTGGGGTCTCGGTTTTTGCGGGAGTTGGTGAAAGATCAAGAGAAGGTAATGACTTGTATTATGAGATGCAAGACTCTAATGTTCTAGACAAGACAGCTCTAGTATTCGGTCAAATGAATGAGCCACCAGGTATTCGGGCTCGAGTTGGCTTGACTGGTCTAACCATGGCTGAATATTTCCGTGATCAAGAAAATCAAGATGTTTTATTCTTTGTTGATAACATCTTTAGATTTACCCAAGCTGGATCCGAAGTCTCAACTTTACTAGGTAGGATACCCTCTGCAGTAGGCTATCAGCCGACCTTAGCTACCGATATGGGTGCAATGCAAGAGAGAATTACTTCGACCAATAAGGGTTCGATTACTAGTCTCCAAGCAGTCTATGTGCCAGCTGATGATTTGACTGACCCTGCTCCTGCTACTACCTTCAATCACCTTGATTCTACTGTGGTACTCTCCCGTGCCCTAACAGAGCTTGGAATTTACCCAGCTGTCGATCCACTTGAGTCCAATTCTAACATTTTGGACCCTAATATCATTGGAGCTGAGCATTATCGGGTAGCTAGAGGTGTCCAACAAGTATTGCAAAAATATAAAGACCTCCAAGATATTATCGCAATTCTCGGGATTGAAGAGCTTTCGGATGAAGATAAACTGACAGTATCTCGCGCAAGGAAAATCCAGAAGTTTCTTTCTCAACCCTTCTTTGTAGCAGAAGTTTATACTGGTAGACCTGGCAAATATGTTTCCCTTGCTGATACTGTCAAGAGCTTCGCAGGGATACTTGATGGCAAGTATGACTCTTATAACGAAGATGATTTTTATATGCTAGGTTCGATTTCGGAACTTGATAAGAAGTGA
- the atpG gene encoding ATP synthase F1 subunit gamma: MATNTREIKSRIKSVKNIGKITKAMELVAATKMQKAQTNAKNSRKYAQALSGIYSKIIDKDQAIIHRYTQVVNKSAPNLIVVISSDRSLAGAYNSNLSNRLIKDYLVRNGSFEIICFGKKVATTLKRSGYQFKALYPAPEANQNLELVKPMILPYIEDYLTGKYSSIKVVYTHFVSTLNQEVREIEILPITPKQIRIFDNLDPDKEEGYILEPDQDSLTDDILGRLIIYNFYQAMVEAAASEYSARMIAMQGANKASNDLVSDLTQIFNQARQSSITQELSEITAAKLALE; encoded by the coding sequence GTGGCAACTAATACCCGGGAAATAAAATCCAGGATCAAATCTGTCAAGAATATTGGCAAGATTACCAAAGCAATGGAGCTTGTTGCAGCTACTAAGATGCAAAAGGCCCAAACCAATGCTAAAAATTCTCGCAAATATGCCCAAGCCCTGTCTGGGATCTACTCAAAAATAATTGACAAAGACCAGGCTATCATCCATCGCTATACCCAGGTAGTCAATAAATCTGCGCCCAATCTAATCGTGGTGATTAGTTCAGATAGAAGTCTTGCAGGTGCCTATAATAGCAATCTTAGTAATCGTTTGATTAAGGATTATCTTGTAAGAAATGGTTCATTTGAGATTATTTGCTTTGGCAAAAAAGTTGCCACTACCCTCAAGCGATCTGGCTATCAGTTTAAAGCTCTGTATCCCGCTCCTGAGGCCAACCAGAACCTTGAGTTGGTAAAGCCAATGATCCTACCTTATATTGAAGATTACCTGACTGGTAAGTATAGTTCAATTAAGGTAGTCTACACTCATTTTGTTAGTACCCTCAACCAGGAAGTTAGAGAGATCGAAATACTCCCGATTACCCCCAAACAGATCAGGATATTCGATAATCTTGATCCTGATAAAGAAGAGGGTTATATCTTAGAGCCAGATCAAGATAGTTTAACCGATGATATCCTGGGACGATTAATAATCTATAATTTTTATCAAGCAATGGTAGAAGCAGCTGCTAGTGAATATTCAGCTAGAATGATAGCAATGCAAGGCGCCAATAAGGCTAGCAACGACTTGGTCTCAGATTTAACTCAAATCTTCAACCAAGCAAGGCAAAGCTCAATCACTCAGGAGCTTTCTGAGATCACGGCAGCAAAATTAGCATTAGAATAA
- the atpA gene encoding F0F1 ATP synthase subunit alpha, protein MSNSSIIEELEARISGADLNSDQTRVGFVSEVKDGVAKVIGITDVQAGEMLKITSGSGKIIDAVALNLNTDSVWVIILGASELVAEGDRVQLAGKILSVPVGKAMLGRVVDALGNPIDGKGPIKTDQENPIERPAPGVLDRKSVHQPLQTGIVAIDSMIPIGRGQRELIIGDRQTGKTAIAVDTMINQKDSDIVNIYVAIGQKESKIARLVSDLTTKGVMDKTVIVVAGASDPAAMSYIAPYSGAAIGEYFMDNSGHALVIYDDLSKHAVAYREISLLLRRPPGREAYPGDIFYLHSRLLERAAKLSDDLGAGSLTALPIIETQAGDVSAFIPTNVISITDGQIYLETDLFHQGIRPALNVGLSVSRVGSSAQTKAIKNVAGQLRLDLAQYRDLAAFAQLASDLDAQTKAKLDRGQRIVEMLKQPQYQPYNLSHQVVLIWVATNGFLDDVALDQVGDFNHRLIDYLDQKYLELIDQIESSDMKGKEVDLLRTAVERFKREEMGGN, encoded by the coding sequence ATGAGTAATAGTTCAATCATAGAGGAACTTGAGGCGCGAATTAGTGGGGCTGATCTAAACTCTGATCAGACTAGGGTTGGCTTCGTGAGTGAAGTCAAGGATGGAGTAGCCAAAGTGATTGGTATTACTGATGTTCAGGCTGGAGAAATGCTAAAGATCACCAGTGGATCGGGTAAAATTATTGATGCGGTAGCTCTTAATCTTAATACTGATTCTGTTTGGGTAATTATTCTAGGTGCTAGCGAGCTAGTCGCCGAAGGAGATAGAGTACAGTTAGCTGGCAAGATCCTCTCCGTGCCAGTAGGTAAGGCAATGCTTGGACGAGTAGTAGACGCCTTAGGTAATCCAATTGATGGCAAAGGCCCAATTAAAACTGACCAAGAAAATCCAATCGAACGTCCTGCGCCTGGTGTCTTAGATCGTAAATCAGTTCATCAACCATTACAGACTGGGATTGTAGCCATTGATTCAATGATCCCGATTGGTAGAGGTCAAAGGGAGTTGATTATTGGAGATCGCCAGACTGGCAAGACTGCAATCGCCGTTGATACTATGATCAATCAAAAGGATAGCGATATCGTCAATATCTATGTAGCAATTGGTCAAAAAGAATCAAAGATCGCTCGCTTAGTATCTGATTTGACTACCAAGGGCGTGATGGACAAAACGGTAATAGTAGTGGCTGGAGCAAGTGATCCTGCTGCTATGAGCTATATTGCACCATATTCTGGAGCTGCAATCGGTGAATATTTTATGGATAATTCTGGTCATGCCTTGGTAATCTATGATGATCTTAGTAAGCATGCAGTTGCTTATCGAGAGATTTCGCTACTACTAAGACGACCTCCTGGTAGAGAAGCTTATCCTGGTGATATCTTCTACTTACATTCTAGACTATTAGAAAGAGCTGCAAAATTGTCAGATGACCTGGGTGCAGGGTCATTAACTGCTTTACCTATTATTGAAACTCAAGCTGGAGACGTATCGGCCTTCATCCCGACCAATGTTATCTCGATTACTGATGGTCAGATTTATCTAGAGACAGACCTCTTCCATCAAGGGATTAGGCCCGCCCTTAATGTCGGGCTATCGGTTTCACGGGTTGGTAGCTCTGCCCAAACTAAGGCAATCAAAAATGTAGCAGGCCAGCTCAGGCTTGATCTTGCTCAATATCGAGATTTAGCAGCTTTTGCTCAGTTGGCTTCTGATTTAGATGCTCAGACCAAGGCAAAATTAGATCGAGGTCAAAGGATTGTCGAGATGCTCAAACAGCCTCAGTACCAACCATACAACTTATCCCATCAAGTGGTCTTGATTTGGGTCGCTACTAATGGATTCCTTGATGATGTTGCACTCGATCAAGTAGGGGACTTTAATCATAGACTTATAGACTATCTTGATCAGAAATACTTAGAGTTGATAGATCAGATCGAGTCAAGTGACATGAAGGGAAAAGAAGTAGATCTATTGAGAACTGCTGTCGAAAGATTTAAACGAGAAGAGATGGGTGGCAACTAA
- a CDS encoding ATP synthase F0 subunit B yields MLVPDFHIGFSSIIQALGASETVPSATEVISEPGIFESFGLDPIAFLIQLVNFLIVFLVFKKIIAGPLTKVMADRQAKIDKGLADAKELANAKQEFSDWRSQETASFRSELKKAQKQAEQANREDRDQIIDQARQQASLIIDQSKQDLADTKQQLIREVRVNASSLIGNAVRKLGIKNTDKDQSQAIDQALDEWEQNND; encoded by the coding sequence ATGCTAGTACCAGATTTTCATATTGGTTTTTCTTCAATTATCCAGGCTCTGGGTGCTTCAGAAACTGTACCTAGTGCTACTGAGGTGATTAGTGAGCCAGGAATATTTGAAAGCTTTGGCCTGGATCCAATTGCTTTCTTGATTCAGCTGGTCAATTTTTTAATAGTATTTCTTGTATTCAAGAAAATTATCGCAGGACCACTGACTAAGGTAATGGCAGATAGACAGGCCAAGATAGACAAAGGACTAGCTGATGCAAAAGAGCTAGCTAATGCCAAGCAGGAATTCTCTGATTGGCGTAGCCAAGAGACTGCCAGTTTCCGTTCAGAACTTAAGAAGGCTCAAAAGCAAGCCGAACAAGCCAACCGAGAAGACCGAGATCAGATTATAGATCAAGCAAGACAACAAGCTAGTCTAATCATAGACCAATCCAAACAAGATCTTGCAGACACCAAGCAACAGCTAATTAGGGAAGTAAGAGTCAATGCTAGTAGTCTGATTGGTAATGCAGTCAGAAAGTTGGGTATCAAGAATACCGATAAGGACCAATCTCAAGCAATTGATCAAGCCCTTGATGAGTGGGAGCAAAATAATGACTGA
- the atpB gene encoding F0F1 ATP synthase subunit A — MLNQIGAIPPLAPDVLWDFGSVKITNTMINAWVLVIFFLILGWFLRKPSRGVPGKLQNFVEIILSIMLDYIDKVTHSPKKSAQFLPYIAALFFFILLSNWMGLLPGIHSVGRYLPGEHGQHLVSLFRPANTDLNMTLAMAMFAVVSSHYLGIKHSGGFEHLNKFIKIGDVYRGFKKGGVNIMVGFVEFVVGLLETFAEFAKTLSLSLRLFGNVFAGEVLLTVIAGLVSFAAPVPFMFMELLVGMIQAVVFAMLTVVYFSLTTTEVEHH; from the coding sequence ATGCTAAATCAGATTGGAGCAATACCCCCTCTAGCTCCAGATGTACTCTGGGATTTTGGTTCAGTTAAGATCACTAATACTATGATCAATGCTTGGGTACTAGTAATATTTTTTTTAATTCTTGGCTGGTTCTTACGTAAGCCTAGTCGAGGTGTTCCTGGTAAGCTCCAAAATTTTGTTGAGATTATCTTGTCAATTATGCTAGATTACATTGATAAGGTTACTCATAGCCCCAAAAAATCAGCCCAGTTCTTACCCTATATCGCTGCTTTGTTTTTCTTTATCTTGCTGTCCAACTGGATGGGGCTCCTCCCGGGTATTCATTCAGTAGGACGTTACCTGCCCGGTGAACATGGTCAGCATTTAGTTTCATTGTTTAGGCCAGCTAACACTGACCTGAATATGACTCTAGCAATGGCGATGTTCGCAGTAGTGAGCTCGCACTATCTTGGCATCAAGCACAGTGGAGGATTCGAACATCTTAATAAGTTTATCAAGATTGGTGATGTCTATCGAGGATTCAAGAAGGGTGGAGTCAATATTATGGTTGGATTTGTTGAATTCGTTGTTGGTTTATTAGAGACTTTTGCTGAATTCGCGAAGACACTATCCTTGTCACTTAGATTATTTGGTAATGTTTTTGCGGGTGAGGTGCTTTTGACTGTTATTGCTGGACTGGTTTCTTTTGCAGCACCAGTACCCTTCATGTTTATGGAGCTACTTGTTGGTATGATTCAGGCTGTTGTATTTGCCATGCTTACCGTGGTATACTTCAGCCTGACTACTACAGAAGTAGAGCATCATTAA
- the atpC gene encoding ATP synthase F1 subunit epsilon has translation MIRVKIITPSQELVDQEVDSISLPTEQGLITVLSGHAPLVSRLTVGEIHYRVGDQTSYIATDSGLVEVKSDNSVMVIAELATESSEIDLDATLKAKHEAEKFLATKEEQDTAYYQALARLELELAKLRAANRHRS, from the coding sequence ATGATTAGAGTCAAGATTATCACACCGAGTCAAGAGCTAGTCGACCAGGAAGTTGACTCGATTAGCCTACCGACTGAGCAAGGTTTGATCACTGTTCTTTCAGGACACGCGCCATTGGTCTCTAGACTTACTGTAGGAGAAATCCATTATCGAGTTGGTGATCAGACTAGCTACATAGCTACTGACAGTGGGCTGGTCGAAGTCAAATCTGATAATAGTGTAATGGTGATTGCCGAGCTAGCTACTGAATCTAGCGAGATTGATCTAGATGCCACCCTCAAAGCCAAGCATGAGGCTGAGAAGTTTTTGGCTACAAAAGAAGAGCAAGACACTGCTTACTATCAAGCACTAGCTAGACTAGAGCTTGAATTGGCCAAGCTTAGAGCTGCCAACAGACATCGTTCTTGA
- a CDS encoding ATP synthase F0 subunit C: protein MSTEELTIIAKASIIVLGGIFPALAIGKIATKAMEAMGRNPESGDKIFVPMLLSMAFAEAIAIYALVVTFVI, encoded by the coding sequence ATGTCAACAGAAGAATTAACTATCATCGCCAAGGCCAGTATCATCGTACTAGGTGGTATATTCCCAGCTCTTGCAATCGGTAAGATTGCTACCAAAGCAATGGAGGCCATGGGTAGAAATCCTGAATCCGGTGATAAAATCTTTGTACCAATGCTTCTATCAATGGCTTTTGCGGAAGCAATTGCAATCTATGCATTAGTAGTAACATTTGTAATCTAA